In one Streptomyces venezuelae genomic region, the following are encoded:
- a CDS encoding FAD-dependent monooxygenase produces MKDKKISTGSLRVLVAGGGIAGQALAFWLTRGGHRVTVVERFPALRASGAQVDLRGQGIEAVERMGLLPAVRDQLVDEAGVAFVDSRGKPKATLMANTSGKGRQSLTSEYEIMRGDLVRVLNDATKDGAEFVYGKSVDGFDQDSDHVTVYFSDGTSGAYDLLIGADGQGSRIRRALLPEGFDPYWRVGIHMAYWFVPRTASDTNIRDTYMVPGGRQIMRRSHNATETQVYFVLREDSAEASAIHRAPVERQQKFWADRFRDAGWQTERFIEGMADSPFFYSQEIAQVRTDTWSQGRVVLAGDAAHCASPYSGMGVSGGLVGAYVLAGEINRHADDLPTALANYDRVLRPFVDAIQAEVNPRVLRMGMPTNKHAISAFRNATALACFLRVPELVARFAKEDRGGDWKLPVYADVPARTA; encoded by the coding sequence ATGAAAGACAAGAAGATCTCGACGGGTTCCCTGCGGGTTCTCGTCGCCGGTGGCGGGATCGCCGGGCAGGCGCTCGCCTTCTGGCTCACCCGTGGCGGTCACCGCGTGACGGTCGTCGAGCGCTTTCCGGCGCTGCGCGCCTCGGGTGCCCAGGTCGACCTGCGCGGGCAGGGCATCGAGGCGGTCGAGCGCATGGGGCTGCTGCCGGCCGTGCGGGATCAGCTCGTGGACGAGGCGGGTGTCGCGTTCGTCGACTCCCGCGGGAAACCGAAGGCGACGCTCATGGCGAACACCTCCGGCAAGGGGCGGCAGTCCCTCACCTCGGAGTACGAGATCATGCGCGGCGACCTGGTCCGCGTCCTCAACGACGCGACCAAGGACGGTGCCGAGTTCGTCTACGGCAAGAGCGTCGACGGCTTCGACCAGGACTCGGACCACGTCACCGTCTATTTCTCGGACGGCACCTCCGGCGCGTACGACCTGCTGATCGGAGCGGACGGACAGGGCTCACGCATCCGGCGGGCGCTCCTGCCGGAGGGCTTCGACCCGTACTGGCGCGTCGGCATCCACATGGCCTACTGGTTCGTCCCGCGCACCGCCTCCGACACGAACATCCGCGACACCTACATGGTCCCGGGCGGCCGCCAGATCATGCGGCGCAGCCACAACGCGACCGAGACCCAGGTGTACTTCGTGCTGCGCGAGGACTCGGCGGAGGCGTCCGCGATCCACCGTGCGCCCGTCGAACGGCAGCAGAAGTTCTGGGCCGACCGGTTCCGCGACGCGGGCTGGCAGACCGAGCGCTTCATCGAGGGCATGGCGGACAGCCCGTTCTTCTACTCCCAGGAGATAGCCCAGGTGCGCACCGACACCTGGTCCCAGGGCCGCGTGGTCCTGGCCGGGGACGCCGCGCACTGCGCGTCCCCGTACAGCGGCATGGGCGTCTCCGGCGGTCTGGTCGGCGCGTACGTCCTGGCCGGCGAGATCAACCGGCACGCCGACGACCTGCCCACCGCCCTGGCGAACTACGACCGCGTCCTGCGGCCCTTCGTCGACGCGATCCAGGCGGAGGTCAACCCCCGCGTCCTGCGCATGGGCATGCCCACGAACAAGCACGCCATCAGCGCCTTCCGGAACGCCACAGCGCTGGCCTGTTTCCTCCGCGTCCCCGAGCTGGTCGCGCGGTTCGCCAAGGAGGACCGCGGAGGCGACTGGAAGCTGCCGGTCTACGCGGACGTGCCCGCGCGCACCGCTTGA
- a CDS encoding TetR/AcrR family transcriptional regulator C-terminal domain-containing protein, with the protein MNRETVVTEALDLLDEVGLDAVSTRRLAKRLGVEQPSLYYHFRTKRDLLAAMADSAMTPHSTAPLPSPDDDWREWFAENSRSFRRTLLMRRDGARLHAGTTPTGDLDRIRHKLAFLVASGVPERDAQMAMLAAGRYTVGCVLEEQADADPPQGDLPADVPVIDPEEAFEAGLTLLLDGLAHHTPA; encoded by the coding sequence ATGAACCGCGAGACCGTCGTCACCGAGGCGCTGGATCTGCTCGACGAGGTGGGCCTGGACGCCGTGAGCACCAGGCGGCTGGCGAAACGGCTCGGCGTCGAGCAGCCGTCGCTCTACTACCACTTCCGCACGAAGAGGGATCTGCTGGCGGCCATGGCGGACTCGGCCATGACCCCGCACTCCACCGCACCGCTCCCCTCCCCCGACGACGACTGGCGCGAGTGGTTCGCGGAGAACTCCCGCAGCTTCCGCCGCACGCTGCTGATGCGCCGCGACGGCGCCCGTCTCCACGCGGGCACGACCCCGACCGGCGACCTCGACCGGATCCGCCACAAGCTGGCCTTCCTCGTCGCCTCCGGCGTGCCCGAGAGGGACGCGCAGATGGCGATGCTGGCCGCCGGCCGGTACACGGTCGGCTGCGTACTGGAGGAGCAGGCGGACGCGGACCCGCCGCAGGGAGACCTGCCCGCCGACGTTCCGGTCATCGACCCCGAGGAGGCCTTCGAGGCGGGCCTCACCCTTCTCCTCGACGGCCTCGCGCACCACACGCCTGCCTGA